A region of the Sphingomonas sp. S2-65 genome:
TACGGTGAAACTGGCCGCGCACGTGGAGGCGCCGGCGGCGCTGGCCCGGCGGCTGGCACAGGTGCTGGTAGCCGAAACGGACGAGGACCAGCCACTTGCGGTCGGACAGCGGCTGGTGACGCTGGGCGGGAGCCTGCGCCGCTGGGACGGGTATCGGGCGAAATCGGGCGGTGCCGCCGCGGCGGAGCGGCTTGAGCGCGTGAACCGGCTTGCGGGCATCGACCGCGCGCGGCCGGCGGCGGTGGCAACAGTCGAGACGGCGAGCGCGGAGCTGGCGCGGATCGACGCGGCGATCGCGGAGGCAAGGCAAGCGGCGCAGGCCTATCGCCGCGCGCTGGACCAGGCCGAGAATGCAGCACGCGAGGCAGTGCGCGCGGAGGACCGGGCGACGGCGCAGCTCGAGCGGCTGGACGGGCAGCGGGCCGACCTGGACGCGCGGGCGCGGCGCGTTGTCGGCGAGCAGGGCGAGGCGGCCGGCGAGCTGACGCGGGCGGAGGCGGCGAAGGCGGGGCTGCCGGACGGATCCGACACCCGCGCCAAGGTGGCGGCGCTGTCGCGTGAGGCGGAGGCTCGGCGCACGGGCGTAGCCACCGCGCGCGCGGAGCGCGGAACCCTGGAGCGCGAGATCGGCCAAGCACGGGAGCGAATGGCGGCGGCGGGCGCCGAAGCCAAGAGCTGGAAGTCGCGCGCGGGTGATGCGGCGCGCCGGGCCGCGGAGATGGACAAGCGCGCTGCCGCGCTGGCCGAGGAGAGCGCCGCGCTCAGCGAGCGCCCGGCGACGCTGGAGGTCGCGGTTGCCGAGGCGGAACGCGACAGCGATACGCTGCGGAACGACTCCGCGGCGGCCCAGGCGGCCGAGCGCGAGGCCGAAGCAGCCCTGCGCGCGACCGAAGGCGCGGTGCGCGCCGCGAACGAGGCGCTGGCAGAGGCGCGCGAAACGCGGGCCGGTGCGCTGGCCCGTGCCGAAAATCAGGAGATGCGGCGCGTCGAGATGGGGCGGCTGTCGGGCGAGCGCTTCGAATGCCCGCCGCCGCTGCTGCCCGAGCGCGCGGGGTTCGACTCCGCGAGCGTGGGCGAACCCCAGGCCGAATCCGGCGCGCATGACCGGCTGATCGCCGAGCGTGAGCGGATCGGGCCGGTGAACCTGGTCGCGGAGGCAGAACTCGCGGAACTGGAGGCGGCATTCTCGACGAACGCGAAGGAGCGCGACGAGCTTACCCAGGCGGTCAATCGCCTGCGCGGGTCGATCGGTACGCTCAATCGCGAAGGACGTCAGCGGCTGCTCGCCGCGTTCGAGGCAGTGGACGGACATTTCCAGCGGCTGTTCACCACGCTGTTCAACGGCGGCCAGGCGCATCTCCAGATGATCGACTCGGACGATCCGCTCGAGGCCGGGCTGGAGATCCTGGCGCAGCCCCCGGGCAAGCGGCTCCAATCGCTGACCCTGTTGTCGGGCGGCGAACAGGCGCTGACCGCGGTGGCGCTGATCTTCGCGCTGTTCCTGACCAAGCCCGCGCCGATCTGCGTGCTCGACGAAGTCGATGCGCCGCTGGACGACGCCAATGTCGACCGCTTCTGCGGGCTGCTCGAGCGGATGAGCGAAGAGACGAAAACACGCTACCTGATCGTCACGCACAATGCCGCGACGATGAGCCGGATGCACCGGCTGTTCGGCGTGACGATGGTCGAGCGCGGAGTCAGCCGGCTGGTGTCGGTGGACTTGGGCGGCGCGGAAACGCTGCTGGCGGCGGAGTAAGCTAGCTTAGTATGCGTTCGTAGAGCCGGATATAGTTGTCTGCCATCGCTTCGACCGAGAAGTGCTGCTCGATGCGGGTGCGACAGGCTGTGCGGTCCACCGCCAGCGCTTCGACTGCTGCGACGGCTTGATCCGCAGAGTCGACCAGCACGCCGGTGTCGGGGGTGATCAGTTCGGGCATCGAGCCGCGATTGATCGCGATCACCGGGGTGCCGCAGGCCATCGCCTCGACCACCGACAGACCGAAAGGTTCGTCGAAGTTGATGAGGTGGAGCAGCGCTCTCGCCCCGCCCAGCGCCTTCAATCGCGCCTCGCCGCCCACGGGGCCATGATAGACGATGCGATCGCCGAGGTGCGGCTTCACCGCTCGGTCGAAGTAACCCTGGTCCTGGATGATGCCGTAGAGGTCGAGGCGGCGGCCAGTCGCCTGCGCTACCGCAATGGCTTCGGCAGCGCCCTTGTCGGGGTGCATGCGGCCGAAGAAGAGCAGGTCGTCGCTGCCATGAGCATCGAACGGAAACTCGTCGAGGCGGATGCCATGGTGGATGGTGGCGGCGTAGCGGAGGCTCGGATGCCGGTCGGCGTCGGAGATCGCGACATAGTGCACGCGATGCTCGAACGGCTTGTACATCGGCAGGATGCGGTCCGACGAGAAGCCGTGGATGGTGGTGACCATCGGCGTGTCTACCAACGGCGCGAAGGCGTGCGCGGGGAAATCGGCCTGGTTGTGGATCAGGTCGAACTCGGCGGCGCGGCTGAAGACATGGGCAAGGTGGCGATATTCCCAGACCTTGGCGTCGATGCTCGGGTCTTCCTCATAGGAGGCCGGAACGACGCCGGCGAGCGTGCCGGAGGTGATCGAGTCCTGGGTGGCGAACAAGGTGACGTCGACGCCCTTGGCGACCAGCGCCTCGGTCAGCAGGCTGGTGACGAGTTCCCAGGGGCCATAATGGCGCGGCGGCGTGCGCCACGCGATCGGCGCCAGCATTGCGATCTTCATGCGAGGATAAGGCCTTCATTGGGCAGGAGGAGCGCGGGATCAGGCGTGCCGCCGCGCGTGGAAAGCAGCGGCGTGAAGCCTTCGGCCCATTCGGGGATCGAAAAGCCCTGCGGCTGGTCGCCTAGATTGAGGACGATCAGCAGGCGTTGGTCGCCGTGGCGGCGTTCATAGGCGAGCAGGTCGCCGCCGGCGTCAACCGGGTGCCAGTCGCCGACTGCGAGCGCGGGGTGCTGGCGGCGCAGCGCGAGGAGGTCGTGGTGGAGCTGCCACATCGATCCGGCTTCGCTTCGCTGGGCGGCGACGTTGCGCGTCTGCCAGTCGGCGTGGAGCGGCAGCCAGGCGGTGCCGGTAGTGAAGCCGGCGTTCGGGCTG
Encoded here:
- the smc gene encoding chromosome segregation protein SMC — protein: MQIKRLRLTGFKSFVDPADLRIEPGLTGIVGPNGCGKSNLLEALRWAMGENSAKSLRGGGMEDVIFAGTQSRPARNFAEVSILAEQEGNEELEVVRRIERGTGSAYRINGSDVRAKDVALLFADAATGAHSPALVSQGRISAVIAAKPAERRAMLEEAAGIAGLHVRRRDAEAKLRATEANLVRLDEVIGDQEARAAALKRQARQAERYRELSERIRVTEARLIFARWRDAAAASDRAKKEAASAEALVAERSAAHDLAAARQQEAAHALAGVRADALGLRDRASEAMHRLASLRSERAGVARRIGELGDAARRLEEDRGREGALARDAADALARLSEEAKALEARIAEAGARMPLLEAAQADAERAARDVEVALAQALAAQASEAAEARVAEAALAAARARVERTVRDRTRIDAEIAALPAAEPVKADRQRAGEARTQAAAQAEAARAGMAEADANERAAIGGRDRAQAARAAAHAELTQLDSEAAALRKATAPSGKDRLLDRVRVDNGFERALAAALGDDLEAGLDVGAERFWAGAEVQASDPDAATGTVKLAAHVEAPAALARRLAQVLVAETDEDQPLAVGQRLVTLGGSLRRWDGYRAKSGGAAAAERLERVNRLAGIDRARPAAVATVETASAELARIDAAIAEARQAAQAYRRALDQAENAAREAVRAEDRATAQLERLDGQRADLDARARRVVGEQGEAAGELTRAEAAKAGLPDGSDTRAKVAALSREAEARRTGVATARAERGTLEREIGQARERMAAAGAEAKSWKSRAGDAARRAAEMDKRAAALAEESAALSERPATLEVAVAEAERDSDTLRNDSAAAQAAEREAEAALRATEGAVRAANEALAEARETRAGALARAENQEMRRVEMGRLSGERFECPPPLLPERAGFDSASVGEPQAESGAHDRLIAERERIGPVNLVAEAELAELEAAFSTNAKERDELTQAVNRLRGSIGTLNREGRQRLLAAFEAVDGHFQRLFTTLFNGGQAHLQMIDSDDPLEAGLEILAQPPGKRLQSLTLLSGGEQALTAVALIFALFLTKPAPICVLDEVDAPLDDANVDRFCGLLERMSEETKTRYLIVTHNAATMSRMHRLFGVTMVERGVSRLVSVDLGGAETLLAAE
- a CDS encoding glycosyltransferase family 4 protein encodes the protein MKIAMLAPIAWRTPPRHYGPWELVTSLLTEALVAKGVDVTLFATQDSITSGTLAGVVPASYEEDPSIDAKVWEYRHLAHVFSRAAEFDLIHNQADFPAHAFAPLVDTPMVTTIHGFSSDRILPMYKPFEHRVHYVAISDADRHPSLRYAATIHHGIRLDEFPFDAHGSDDLLFFGRMHPDKGAAEAIAVAQATGRRLDLYGIIQDQGYFDRAVKPHLGDRIVYHGPVGGEARLKALGGARALLHLINFDEPFGLSVVEAMACGTPVIAINRGSMPELITPDTGVLVDSADQAVAAVEALAVDRTACRTRIEQHFSVEAMADNYIRLYERILS